The following coding sequences are from one Comamonas koreensis window:
- a CDS encoding TolC family protein, translating into MQDPATATATLPAGVTPSITLAAAWDKALAANPGLQAARFGAAAADGLVMQSQARPNPEVSLNVEDTRPETRTNTVQISQLIELGGKREARMQLADSEKAAAQASVVATQAALRYQVLVNFNELLLAQQRVDFATKTHALATQALDAANKRVQAGKVPPLEASRAQVAQANAALELAQARSLTGVAQQNLASLWGGRGAELGLASGDFSATVQAPTAEQLDQRLDDAPAMLLARRALEQSHAASAVERAKRVQDPTLSLGVKRARDVGRNQVFVGVSIPLPLFDSNAGNQLQALRKVDQAEQQLQDQRLQLQAQVFAARQQWLSSNQQVALLQSQVIPTAQSAYDLAVRGFSLGKFSFLDVLDAQRSLFDSQRQLLDQLMASHRARAEIERIFGTPALAAATGT; encoded by the coding sequence GTGCAAGACCCTGCTACGGCGACCGCCACCCTGCCTGCAGGGGTGACTCCCTCTATCACGCTGGCCGCCGCTTGGGACAAGGCCCTGGCGGCCAACCCCGGTTTGCAGGCCGCCCGCTTCGGCGCGGCTGCGGCCGACGGCCTGGTCATGCAAAGCCAGGCACGCCCCAATCCCGAGGTCTCTCTCAACGTCGAAGACACCCGCCCCGAGACGCGTACCAACACCGTGCAGATCAGCCAGCTGATTGAGCTGGGCGGCAAGCGCGAGGCGCGCATGCAGCTGGCCGACAGCGAGAAGGCGGCAGCGCAGGCGAGCGTCGTGGCCACCCAGGCGGCATTGCGCTACCAGGTGCTGGTCAACTTCAACGAGTTGCTGCTGGCGCAGCAGCGGGTGGACTTTGCGACCAAGACCCATGCGCTGGCCACGCAGGCGCTGGATGCCGCCAACAAGCGCGTGCAGGCAGGCAAGGTGCCGCCGCTGGAGGCCAGCCGTGCGCAAGTGGCGCAGGCCAATGCGGCCCTGGAGCTGGCGCAGGCCCGCTCATTGACCGGCGTGGCGCAGCAGAACCTGGCCTCGCTCTGGGGCGGGCGCGGTGCAGAGCTGGGGCTGGCCAGTGGTGATTTCTCGGCCACCGTGCAGGCCCCCACGGCCGAGCAGCTGGACCAGCGCCTGGACGATGCGCCTGCGATGCTGCTGGCACGGCGCGCGCTGGAGCAAAGCCACGCCGCCTCTGCGGTGGAGCGCGCCAAGCGCGTGCAGGACCCGACGTTGAGCCTGGGCGTCAAGCGCGCCCGGGATGTAGGGCGCAACCAGGTGTTTGTCGGGGTAAGCATTCCCCTGCCTCTGTTTGACAGCAATGCCGGCAACCAGCTGCAGGCACTGCGCAAGGTGGACCAGGCCGAGCAGCAGCTGCAGGACCAGCGCCTGCAACTGCAGGCCCAGGTGTTTGCCGCCCGCCAGCAGTGGCTCAGCAGCAACCAGCAGGTGGCGCTGCTGCAAAGCCAAGTGATCCCCACGGCGCAATCGGCCTATGACCTGGCCGTGCGCGGCTTCTCGCTGGGCAAGTTCAGCTTTCTGGATGTGCTCGACGCCCAGCGCAGCCTGTTTGACAGCCAGCGCCAACTGCTGGACCAGCTGATGGCCTCGCACCGCGCCCGTGCGGAGATTGAACGCATCTTTGGCACGCCAGCGCTGGCGGCCGCTACAGGAACCTGA
- a CDS encoding MarR family winged helix-turn-helix transcriptional regulator, producing MQLAQKYNALLDEAQRRGMPDVAGIRLCFQTLTLAADIDRDCARLLAPNGLSEGRFVLLFLLDAAADGLAPNTLAERAGVTRATVTGLLDGLEREGLVARHAEASDRRALRIRLTGKGRQLAQQVFAQHSHWIAGLYGGLSASERQQLAQLLDKVARNLGEAAL from the coding sequence ATGCAACTCGCCCAAAAATACAACGCCCTGCTGGACGAAGCCCAGCGGCGCGGCATGCCCGATGTGGCAGGGATTCGCCTTTGCTTCCAGACGCTCACGCTGGCAGCAGATATTGACCGCGACTGCGCCCGCTTGCTGGCCCCGAATGGCCTGTCGGAAGGGCGCTTTGTGCTGCTGTTCCTGCTGGACGCCGCGGCCGATGGCCTGGCGCCCAATACCTTGGCCGAGCGTGCGGGCGTGACCCGGGCCACCGTCACCGGTCTGCTCGATGGCCTGGAGCGCGAAGGCCTGGTCGCCCGCCATGCCGAGGCCAGCGACCGCCGCGCGCTGCGCATACGGCTCACCGGCAAAGGCCGGCAGCTGGCCCAACAGGTGTTTGCCCAGCACAGCCACTGGATCGCCGGGTTGTACGGCGGGCTGTCGGCCAGCGAGCGCCAGCAGCTGGCCCAACTGCTGGACAAGGTGGCCCGCAACCTGGGCGAAGCAGCGCTATGA
- a CDS encoding heavy metal sensor histidine kinase: MNPTTAVPHLGRRLSRWMALLSMLGLGAVSLVVFLVFDNTLSARQKEMLDQKQQSLMHVLRDDSTAHRDKALDHLLTDFLAGHGDYAIRVVDDQGHVLFDSIPPDWSGHHTLQRSFAVGITAPQYHQARAATATLVMDLRPDEALLRGLGWTLFAAMVAGSLLLALFGGLLVQRSLQPIASLVSQISLLSARDFERRLDGSGLPQELQPIVTQFNALLNRLADAYRQLEAFNADVAHELNTPLATLISSTEVVLRKPRSVDELRDVLESNLEDLRRIAAMVGDMLFLSRADQGVGARETGVVSLAAVAQDVVEFYEAVALDADLRLEVLGDAQAQVDAPLMRRALSNLLSNATRYALAGSAIRIDIRSRWQHEHAHAVISVTNTGPDIAPEHLRHLFDRFYRADASRHNAERHHGLGLAIVKAIAKMHGGSVFAQSQGGETTFGLILPVAPVL; the protein is encoded by the coding sequence ATGAACCCGACCACCGCCGTACCGCATCTGGGGCGCCGGCTCTCGCGCTGGATGGCGCTGCTGTCGATGCTGGGCCTGGGCGCCGTCAGCCTGGTGGTGTTTCTGGTTTTCGACAACACCTTGTCGGCCCGCCAAAAGGAGATGCTCGACCAAAAGCAGCAGTCGCTGATGCATGTGCTGCGCGATGACAGCACGGCCCACCGCGACAAGGCGCTGGACCACCTGCTGACCGATTTTCTGGCCGGCCACGGCGACTACGCGATCCGCGTGGTGGACGACCAGGGCCATGTGCTGTTCGACAGCATCCCGCCCGACTGGAGCGGCCACCACACCCTGCAGCGCAGTTTTGCTGTTGGCATCACCGCGCCCCAGTACCACCAGGCGCGCGCAGCCACCGCCACCTTGGTGATGGACCTGCGCCCCGACGAGGCCTTGCTGCGCGGCCTGGGCTGGACCTTGTTTGCAGCCATGGTGGCCGGCTCCTTGCTGCTGGCGCTGTTTGGCGGCCTGCTGGTGCAGCGCAGCCTGCAGCCCATCGCCTCACTGGTCTCGCAGATCAGCCTGCTGTCGGCCCGCGATTTTGAGCGCCGGCTCGACGGCAGCGGCCTGCCCCAGGAGCTGCAGCCCATCGTCACGCAGTTCAATGCGCTGCTCAACCGCCTGGCCGATGCCTACCGCCAGCTCGAAGCCTTCAACGCCGACGTGGCGCACGAGCTCAACACGCCGCTGGCCACCCTGATCTCCAGCACCGAAGTGGTCTTGCGCAAGCCCCGCTCGGTGGATGAGCTGCGCGATGTGCTGGAGTCCAACCTGGAGGACCTGCGCCGCATCGCCGCGATGGTGGGCGACATGCTCTTCCTCTCGCGTGCCGACCAGGGCGTGGGCGCGCGCGAGACCGGGGTCGTCAGCCTGGCCGCCGTTGCCCAGGATGTGGTCGAGTTCTATGAAGCGGTCGCGCTCGATGCCGACCTGCGCCTGGAAGTGCTGGGTGACGCGCAGGCCCAGGTCGATGCGCCGCTGATGCGGCGCGCGCTGTCCAACCTGCTGAGCAATGCCACCCGCTATGCGCTGGCGGGCTCTGCGATCCGCATCGACATACGCTCGCGCTGGCAGCACGAGCATGCCCATGCGGTCATATCCGTGACCAACACCGGGCCCGACATTGCGCCCGAACACCTGCGCCACCTGTTTGACCGCTTCTACCGCGCCGATGCCTCGCGCCACAACGCCGAGCGCCACCATGGCCTGGGCCTGGCCATTGTCAAAGCCATCGCCAAGATGCATGGCGGCTCGGTGTTTGCCCAGTCGCAGGGCGGCGAGACGACATTTGGGCTGATTCTGCCGGTGGCGCCCGTCCTGTGA
- a CDS encoding DNA alkylation repair protein, which produces MNSPRKGASRAADIPADVLQALSRGEIATATLAECTALDQAQLLRTVFPGLSAQTLQQADAACTLGILGRMGRIGELLLNALGAEGIAQCRNHPVDTVRGWACFMVGAQPGLALPVRLSAIRSLADDGHFGVREWAWMALRPHLASALHEAIAQLLPWTASPSDKLRRFACEALRPRGVWCAHIAALKKTPAQALPLLQALRADPSIYVQDSVANWLNDAAKDQPDWVREICSQWLGDTPSPNTARICQRALRSIR; this is translated from the coding sequence ATGAACAGCCCACGCAAAGGCGCCAGCCGCGCGGCCGATATCCCTGCCGATGTGCTGCAAGCGCTGTCCAGAGGCGAGATCGCCACCGCCACGCTGGCTGAATGCACGGCGCTGGACCAGGCGCAGCTGCTGCGCACCGTCTTTCCCGGTCTCTCTGCCCAGACCTTGCAGCAAGCCGATGCCGCTTGCACGCTGGGTATTCTGGGGCGCATGGGCCGCATCGGCGAGCTGCTGCTGAATGCCCTGGGCGCCGAGGGCATCGCGCAGTGCCGCAACCACCCGGTAGACACCGTGCGCGGCTGGGCCTGCTTTATGGTTGGCGCCCAGCCCGGGCTGGCACTGCCGGTGCGTCTTTCCGCGATCCGCAGCCTGGCCGACGATGGGCATTTTGGCGTGCGCGAATGGGCCTGGATGGCCTTGCGCCCGCATCTGGCCAGCGCTCTGCACGAGGCCATCGCACAGCTGCTGCCCTGGACGGCATCGCCGTCCGACAAGCTGCGCCGCTTTGCCTGCGAGGCACTGCGCCCACGTGGCGTCTGGTGTGCGCACATCGCCGCGCTCAAAAAGACGCCCGCGCAGGCCCTGCCGCTGCTGCAAGCGCTGCGTGCTGACCCCTCCATCTATGTGCAGGATTCCGTCGCCAACTGGCTCAACGACGCCGCCAAGGACCAGCCCGACTGGGTGCGCGAGATCTGCAGCCAGTGGCTGGGCGATACACCATCGCCCAACACCGCACGTATCTGTCAACGCGCGCTGCGCAGTATTCGCTGA
- a CDS encoding heavy metal response regulator transcription factor encodes MRLLLIEDEAKLGEYLRKGLAEESYTVDVATNGIDGLHLAMELDYDLIVLDGMLPGIDGFAVLAALRQAKSTPVLMLTARSDVQDRVRGLQSGADDYLIKPFAFSELVARIQVLLRRAQAHPASPEPTVLRQADLELDLIRRKAVRAGVRLDLTAKEFNLLALLLRRQGEVLSRTELASQVWDMNFDSETNVVEVAVRRLRMKVDQPFAAPLIHTVRGMGYVLESRAQP; translated from the coding sequence ATGAGACTGCTGCTGATTGAAGACGAAGCCAAGCTCGGCGAGTACCTGCGCAAAGGTCTGGCCGAGGAGAGCTACACGGTCGATGTCGCCACCAACGGCATCGATGGCCTGCACCTGGCCATGGAGCTGGACTACGACCTGATCGTGCTCGATGGCATGCTCCCGGGCATCGATGGCTTTGCGGTGCTGGCCGCGCTGCGCCAGGCCAAATCCACCCCGGTGCTGATGCTGACCGCCCGCAGCGATGTGCAGGACCGGGTGCGCGGCCTGCAAAGCGGCGCCGATGACTACCTGATCAAGCCCTTTGCGTTTTCCGAGCTGGTGGCCCGCATCCAGGTGCTGCTGCGCCGCGCGCAGGCCCACCCGGCGTCCCCCGAGCCCACAGTGCTGCGCCAGGCTGATCTGGAGCTTGACCTGATCCGGCGCAAGGCGGTGCGCGCTGGCGTGCGGCTCGATCTGACGGCCAAGGAGTTCAACCTGCTCGCCTTGCTGCTGCGCCGCCAGGGTGAGGTGCTCTCGCGCACCGAGCTGGCCTCGCAGGTCTGGGACATGAACTTTGACAGCGAGACCAATGTGGTCGAAGTGGCCGTGCGGCGCCTGCGCATGAAGGTGGACCAGCCTTTTGCCGCGCCCTTGATCCACACCGTGCGCGGCATGGGCTATGTGCTGGAGAGCCGGGCCCAGCCATGA
- a CDS encoding efflux RND transporter periplasmic adaptor subunit, which yields MSEKTPFDTSLSSSKQWIAAAVIAAAGVAGGAYLLRGPGTAAAAPAAAAAGHGDAPSHQDGEHHGEAAAKTGAKAGADAHQEADQHGDGEHHDNKTDASSKDAHGDATGGHAEGEEAGEGLVKLSAAQAKAAGVVVDQAGPASIQKQVLLPGEIRFDEDRTAHVVPRVAGVVASVHAQLGEQVAKGQLLAVIQSPAVSDQRSELQTAQRRLAFAKSSYEREKQLWQERISAEQDYQAARQALQEAEIAVANAAQKLSAIGAGVAGASRYELRAPLAGMVVEKHLTVGESVTDSTASFTVSDLRSVWAEISVAAPQLPDVRMGAPVVVRATAFDSQAEGRIAYVGALIGAQTRTAPARVALANPQGVWRPGLFVDVAVLAGESPVPIAVDAKAIQRPDGKESVVFVPAEGGYRAQVVELGATDGKTTEVTSGLQAGQRYVKEGSFMLRAELGKASAEHAH from the coding sequence ATGTCCGAGAAAACCCCATTCGATACTTCGCTGAGCTCATCCAAACAGTGGATCGCCGCGGCGGTGATTGCCGCTGCCGGTGTGGCCGGCGGCGCCTATTTGTTGCGCGGCCCGGGCACGGCGGCCGCAGCCCCCGCTGCAGCGGCAGCAGGCCATGGCGATGCGCCATCCCACCAGGATGGCGAGCACCATGGCGAAGCTGCTGCCAAAACCGGTGCCAAGGCGGGCGCCGATGCGCACCAGGAAGCCGACCAGCATGGCGATGGTGAGCACCATGACAACAAAACCGATGCCAGCAGCAAGGATGCGCACGGCGATGCCACCGGCGGCCATGCCGAAGGCGAAGAAGCGGGCGAGGGCCTCGTCAAGCTGAGCGCAGCGCAGGCCAAGGCGGCCGGTGTGGTGGTGGACCAGGCGGGGCCGGCGTCCATCCAAAAGCAGGTGCTGCTGCCCGGCGAGATCCGTTTTGACGAAGACCGCACGGCGCACGTGGTGCCCAGGGTGGCCGGTGTGGTGGCCTCGGTCCACGCCCAGCTCGGTGAGCAGGTGGCCAAGGGGCAGCTGCTGGCTGTCATCCAGAGCCCGGCGGTGTCGGACCAGCGCAGCGAGCTGCAAACGGCGCAGCGGCGGCTGGCCTTTGCCAAGAGCAGCTACGAGCGCGAAAAGCAGCTGTGGCAGGAGCGGATCTCTGCCGAGCAGGATTACCAGGCAGCGCGCCAAGCGCTGCAGGAGGCCGAGATTGCCGTGGCCAATGCCGCGCAAAAGCTGTCCGCCATTGGGGCGGGCGTGGCTGGTGCCAGCCGCTATGAGCTGCGCGCGCCGCTGGCTGGCATGGTGGTGGAGAAGCACCTGACCGTGGGCGAGTCGGTGACCGACAGCACGGCCTCGTTCACCGTCTCCGATCTGCGCTCGGTCTGGGCGGAGATCAGCGTGGCCGCCCCGCAGCTGCCCGATGTGCGAATGGGCGCGCCGGTCGTCGTGCGCGCCACGGCGTTTGACTCCCAAGCCGAAGGCCGGATCGCCTACGTGGGAGCGCTGATCGGCGCGCAAACCCGCACGGCACCGGCGCGCGTGGCGCTGGCCAATCCGCAAGGGGTGTGGCGCCCGGGCCTGTTTGTCGATGTGGCGGTGCTGGCCGGTGAATCACCCGTCCCCATTGCGGTGGACGCCAAGGCCATCCAGCGGCCCGATGGCAAAGAGAGCGTGGTGTTTGTGCCGGCCGAGGGCGGCTACCGGGCCCAGGTGGTTGAGCTGGGTGCGACGGATGGCAAAACCACCGAAGTCACATCGGGCCTGCAGGCCGGGCAGCGCTATGTCAAGGAGGGCTCCTTCATGCTGCGGGCCGAGCTGGGCAAGGCCTCTGCCGAGCACGCGCATTGA